The region aaacgaaactaacaacagttattgcaaaactagctgaaataaaataataattatcaaaataaataatcgttTAGTAATCATTACGTTCTCACCCTGTGGCGGAAAAATATATGAGCTGCGTGTCGGTTGAGGGAAATACCCATAAATGGCGCATTATGCACATGAGGTTATCTGACGGAGAGACGCAAAGCAGTTTAAAGCAGAGTCCTGCACAGGTCCTGTTTGGTAAACCTGCGTCCGCAGTACATAACAGAACACCCGACCCGTTATCCGACAGCAGCACCAATTTAATTCTGTACCCGACCCGTTTGAGATAAAGACCGCGTCCTGAAACGCACCCGCATTAGGCTACTGCATCAGTAaggcaaaattatttattttctcacaaCACAAGCAATCAAACCAAAATAGGCATTCTAAGTTGGTGCTTTAATAGACAAGCAAAGCAACAGAAAAAGATAAGAACGTGCATCCTTACTGTAAACAATAAAAACTTTTGCCTAGGCTACATCTTGTGAACAATCTGCCAGACTGTTTTGAACAAATGTGCATAAACGACACGCTTAATTCTTCATAAATGAAAAGAACATATTTAGATATGCCTTTACTGTTAAGTGCCATTGTCTCTCTTTAAACGCTGCAGTGTATAGGCTATGTGGCTTAGTCCTTTACAgaagcattaaaaataaaatgatatataggTTACAGAAAGGGAGCAACGAGCGCTCCCAAGCTGTCATTCACTTCAGCTGCAGCGCGAATGGCTATAATGCGCAATGCTGCAAATCGAATGTCGAGGCTCCGCCattattattcaatttcatTAGTCCCACTTATGATTTATGCGTGTTTGTTAATGGGAAAGTGAGCAAGACACGACAGTTACGGTATCATGATTGTGGTTAAATAAGATGAAAGACATAGGCTCTAAAGCCCTAACCATGTCTTAAACATTGGGGaccaactatatatatatatatatatatatatatatatatatatatatgtgtgtgtgtgtgtgtgtgtaatattttttataatataaagaaattacacatatacatatattcatataaaactataataaccttgtGTCATACGGGCAGATGACATAGGATGTAATGCGCATGCACTAGTCTCGTGAGAACCAACATTTACCAactttagcaaaggaaaaccagtctcctcttggcttatatcgaaatcctctgacatttttctttacaaaccCTCggtttgtacttctaattcgtgaccagtgttttgttttgctctctcctcCTCGCTTCCGCGTTCGTCACTTCTCACCGGCACATACGCTGCGCATACATCCTACGTCATCCACCAGAAACGCACTCTTTCGTTAACACGTGTACGACAGTTAGTGGAAGTCAGAGAAAACTGTATCTTATGTTTATTATGGATAGATGCGCTTTATTGAacttcttttggactgttgaatgAAAACACCTgcccactgccattataaaacttgaaagagccaggacaatAACTCCGATAGGATTCATccgaaagaagaaagtcatatatacCTAgggttaattttcatttttgtgtgaactaacccagtaacactttacaataaggttccattagttaatgttagttaatgtattaactaacatgaacaaacaatggacaatacatttattacagtatttattcatctttgttaatgttagttaatgaaaatacagtcgttcctTGTTAGTTAACAAGCacaatttaataatgcattagtaaatgttgaaattaacattaacgaagattaataaatgctgtagaagcattgttcattcttagttcatgttaacttaaGTAGTTTACTAATgtgaactaatgaaccttattgtaaagtgttaccactaaCCCTTTAAGGAGCAGCAGTAGTGTATGGATGCAACATGTAACAAAGTTGCCAATTAATATAGACTTCCAAATGTCAAATCTGCTTACCTGAATGCATTCTGCTCGAAGAATGAATTTTGGTACCAGGGGAGGAATGGTACTCTGGTAGAAGATGGTGTGTGATACACACTGCAGTAATGGTTCGACTGGGGTAACGCAGTGCATAATCACACCCCGACCCAGAAATCTGTGTTCAAAAAGCAGGAAAACCACACCTGGACCCACCTACAAACATAAAAGATTTCATTCATATCCCCAGGGAGTAAAATCAAAGTAATTTATGCTGCATTCTACTGTGTGAgactaaataaaatacattaattcaCATAAATCATAACACATTTCAGATGCTGCCTCTCACGCCTACAGCACTTTCCACTCAAATATACAGACGCTTTTTAACTTCAACTAAAAATGAAGATCCAAGCGCAGCCTTGAATTACAACTGTTTTCACACATACCGTCAGGATTATTCACCGTCACTATGGTGACAAGGCAGTTCCTTTTCAGacaacacaaaaagaaaaaatgttgcACAACTGACCATGAGGGAAAATTATGGCATTGGGACTTGGACTGCTACATATacaagaggaaaaaaaagaagttggCTACACTTCACTATAGGGCTCTatatgttaacattagttaatgcaccaAATTAAGgctctggagtgattctggatgaaggaatggtctctgatctcttgtcaggtgtctctaacctcatcaggcattataggagaaaattttgagctgttaaactggcaaatggaggtttcaaaaagtattgaataaaagggtgccgttaattgtggtcaatgtgtaattttttatttaaattcttattatccaatgaaaggttagatttttgtgaatttttttaataaaagatcaaaaggattaacaatgcagattaattttcacagctttctttgatcatatttaccaagggtgccgatatttttggtcatgactgtatataaaataaaataatacataattaaataataaattaatacattttaattataacttAGATTGAAAAAATGTAACCTTATTTTCAAGtgttgacattttttaaaatatttttttcagcacaGAATCTGAATAATTTACTCATAACATGTGATTCCTGAAGAAAAGAATCTGTATTTAGTGCAGCCATACTTCACTGTACAAGAAAAGCATCTCATTTGTAAATCTGACACATCCTACGGCATCcaactctctctctgtctctctctctctctctctctcacacacacacacacacacacacacacacacacacatacacacgtttaatttacataaaagcATGCTCTGTATGCACTCGACTAACTGCTTAAAATACAGAGAACAACCCTTAGAACACAGAGATCTAGACACGCTGTTGTGTGCAATATCATTCATGACTTGTTTTCCATTCTGCTAATCACAGTCAGTCTCCAGGCGTTTCTCTCAGTCTGCACGGCTCACTCACGCCCTCTACCTGACGGTCCAGTCATTACCTGTCTGGCCAGGACATCCAAATCAAGAAGAGGCCAGTGGCGTCCGAACACAGTGAGAGCATGTTTCACCAACATCTGTGAACAGTGCTTGTTCGGCTCAGGCTCAGGCTTCCACTCCACCTGGAATCACATcaggtcatacaggtttggaacaacatgagggtgagtaaataatgacagaattttcatttttgggtgaactatcctgtttaattattaacagaatattttttaaacacttaAGTCCACTCTGACATTTACAGTACTTATTTCACATGCAAAAGTTTGCCAGTCATAacaaataatttacataatcatattttttcttaaaggtaaaatgacaaaagtgttattttttggAGGTACATTAGGCCAGTTATTGATAAAAGAAATATtgaataacaatataaatggcattatataaataaaatgctacaAATATGTAGTTGTAGAGGTTCTAACTATGTACGTCACTTCAACACATAGACAGCCACAAACGGAAGTGGTATGTTTTTACAGTAGATATTGCTagatttttatggttttatgaTAGCGTTGTCCATTTTAATTCTACCATATATCCTGGTTTTCTGTGACATAAAGACATAAAATCTGTTGACCAGGATTATTAATGTTAACtggaactaaaattaaaaccatgtTCCTTACTtgaaacaaaatgaacatgaactgaaatgaaataaaaataaataaataaaaacagaaacttttattttttttatttcagctagttgccgaggcaacatttctcattttcatgaGGGCCTAAATGGATTTCTTCATTATGAGCGTTTCCATAGAAATAATAGTTTTCTGAGTCCATGATTGTGAACAGTATAttacggtcccactttatattaggtggccttaactactatgtacttacatttaaattaataatttggtacaatgcacttactgtgtacatacatgtttttacattgtacttatatttttaaaatacctgtatgtaattacatctgtaattaagttctgtaattacatatttataattacactgttgacccatcccttacaccttaacccaaccttaaacctacccataccaccaaacctgtccctaaccttacccgtatcctaCCTCAATAGtggcaaaagtgttttgcaatacattatgaccacaataagtacattgtatttatttttttaatgtaagtacatagtagttaaggccacctaatataaagtgtgaccaataagGTTGTCAATTACAGTAATTACGACTAAACCTAGCATaggaagtactaaaataactaaaactgtgTAAACTAAAACTACTAAATACTATATAGAACTAGAAAAttggaaataaaaatgacaaaattgctaaaatcttgacaaaaatgaaaaatgaaaatgtaaaaatataatctaatttaaaatattactaaaaactataataatatgtCAGTaagactaaaataacactgctgttGACATTTCTCCCTGGGATGAATGTCTGTGTGAGGAATCAAACCTTCCAGTCATGCCGTATAAACTCCCAGGTCTTGCTGTTAGTATAGCGCAGATCAACTCCACTGACGATACCTGGAGTGTGCAAATGAGCCAAGTGTGCAATGTCTGCTGCGTTCTCTGGAATCTCCTGAGAAAAGACAGAGACGAAAGTGTGAATTAAAATGACTGCTAGATACCAACATCATATTCACTgagaaatataaaacacatcGCTCACACACGAGCTGAGTTACAAATATGCTGACCTCGATGTGTGCATTAATGAAATGTTCGGTACGGCCGCGGTACACCCATTCCCCGCGGGTGATCTCGCTCTGTTCTGGCACTCTCCAGCTGGGCTCCAGCCCGTCACAGTGAAACCACACCAGAACCTGTCCGTTGATCTCACAGCTGGGCCAACACCGCACCTTTGCAAACTCAGGCACTAAAACATCCAAAAAATGTCATATACTGTACACTATTGattaaaagtttgaggtcttAGTGCTTCTCTGATCTCTCACCTTTATCTGCATATGGAATCTTGACacatttcccatcagccccACGGAACTGCCACCCGTGGAAGGGGCATTCAATGCATCCCCCTACGACTCGCCCACCCACAGCCAGGTTGGCGCCTAAGTGGGGGCAGTAAGCATCCACCACATAGGCCTTGCCATCCTGCCCACGGAACACTGCCACCTGCTGTCCTGGAGGAAAATACAGATAAATGTCATTTTGCTTTAACaataaaattactataaaaatAGTATGCTGCAATTAGTTACAATTATCTAAAGAGGGCAGTACAGGTCTTTCAGAAAGAGAACCAAGGGACCCCTAAAGGCCCTGATATACTTCAAACGAAATCGAAGAGCAAACTGATATGACATAATTTCAAACAAAATCAGGTCGAAGCGAAGTTCGTTTTGAGTTTGTTTCGGCAGTTCGAAACAGCTCACCAAAGTGAACTTTCTGGGGAAGTTTGTTTTGGCTGCTAAACACCTTTGAGCTACCATTGGTCCGTGGCGATTACGCAGTCGGTGGGTGTGTTCTGGAGCTCCACCTTCTTTGACGtgcgttttatttattttatttatatttgtttctcATTCAACAGAGGTCAGGCAGGAGATCAACATCTCCACGTCACTAGCAACATAAATTCGAATAGCACACTGTGTCGAATAGCTGAGCTGTCACAAATATATCCGCACCTGTACAATCGGTTGCGGAGAGACtttaaagattcagagaaagcatttaattcCTAGAAATTAATTTCCTTTTAGAAAAAGCCCGGGCTTGCTTGCTTATGCCCCAAGTTCCCACATCTACTGTTACATCACATACTCTCACTAGTAGTGTAGTTATATGTatagtgtatttaaaaaaatgattttcaattGATATGCAGAAATGAAATAAGAGCTGAGAATATGTGACACTGTTTGCTATTATATCTCAACCAATATCATTAGCCGAATTGAAAAGTTAATAATTacttaaaaacaaacagtaaaGTATGTCAGTTAATAATTAGGCTTAATGAGTTATATAACCAGGAATAGGCGTAGCAACATTCAAGACTGTAAAATCCTGATTtgcacacacattctctctctctctctatcctcGGGTCTACAGCTACAGGACCCAAAAACTCCCTTTCTGTTATGCTGACCTGAGGGGTTTTATTTGCCTGCAATGCAGAGCC is a window of Onychostoma macrolepis isolate SWU-2019 chromosome 21, ASM1243209v1, whole genome shotgun sequence DNA encoding:
- the zgc:92275 gene encoding cholesterol 7-desaturase nvd produces the protein MENSRVSLMFKAVAVAAIGLTATLVMLVQDPSDTVLGGGYPELWRKAGLAGAPTRAAACILTGVLLLAMGWLYRLLFAPLELLRGVDEVGYIAEDGRSRAQAANEVRRRRKTGELPPVYPNGWYRILDSHMLERGDVKSVTVLGQQVAVFRGQDGKAYVVDAYCPHLGANLAVGGRVVGGCIECPFHGWQFRGADGKCVKIPYADKVPEFAKVRCWPSCEINGQVLVWFHCDGLEPSWRVPEQSEITRGEWVYRGRTEHFINAHIEEIPENAADIAHLAHLHTPGIVSGVDLRYTNSKTWEFIRHDWKVEWKPEPEPNKHCSQMLVKHALTVFGRHWPLLDLDVLARQVGPGVVFLLFEHRFLGRGVIMHCVTPVEPLLQCVSHTIFYQSTIPPLVPKFILRAECIQFERDVMIWNNKTYISKPMLVKEDSAIQKHRRWFSQFYSENSPRLRYQHDTLDF